CGGAGCTAATCTTCAGCGCCGGTCAGGCTCACTTCAAGGCGGCCCTCCCGGACCCGGGTCCGGAACACCGGCTGCGGCGCAGTAGCCGGACCGTGCACCACTTCCCCGCTCTCCACAGAGAAGACACTGCCGTGCCAGGGACACACCACGCACAACTGGCCGCGGGTTTCCTGCAGGTGTCCCTCATGCAGCGGTCCGCCCAAATGGGAGCAGGTATCGGCAAGCACCGAGATGGTGCCGGTTCCGTCTTCGCCGTCCGTACCCTCGCGGCGCAGCACCATCAGCGGAACGCCGCCCAGTTGTGCCGGGCGCGGCCGCCCGTCAGGGAATCCCTCCACCGGGCCCAGCGAATGCCATCCGGACGGAACCTCCTCAGGAAGGTCTTCGTTCCGGTTCACGCCCGCTCCCTGCCGGTAGGAAAGGTGTCCGCCCAGGAAGCCTCCGATGCCTGCGACCGCCAGTCCGGCGAACCCGAG
This genomic interval from Arthrobacter sunyaminii contains the following:
- a CDS encoding Rieske 2Fe-2S domain-containing protein; its protein translation is MPRLPLVSTVDKLEGAAWLDPAAGTVSRIVKRVLPQGTVTDALHGVPLGHPVHPLMVTVPLGAWVSAAVLDVLPGNERAAKTLVALGVLSAMPTALTGVTDFSQLDTQQQRTGVVHEASTAVATVLYAASWLARNRGNHGSGKLLGFAGLAVAGIGGFLGGHLSYRQGAGVNRNEDLPEEVPSGWHSLGPVEGFPDGRPRPAQLGGVPLMVLRREGTDGEDGTGTISVLADTCSHLGGPLHEGHLQETRGQLCVVCPWHGSVFSVESGEVVHGPATAPQPVFRTRVREGRLEVSLTGAED